A region from the Streptosporangium sp. NBC_01756 genome encodes:
- a CDS encoding TetR/AcrR family transcriptional regulator — translation MKSPRAEVVAEAAVTLLAERGMRGLTHRAVDEAAGLPPGSASNLARTRLALLKLALERLTELEIAVFEPLTGAGGRVATGAGLEEQVATGAGLGEQVVPGAGFTEQVALGTLAEMTARMLWVQLTVDRRRTVARYELALEATRRPELRKIYDEAGERFRTLAVELLAAAGSADPVRHGRQLVAFGEGVMFDAIAGAGTEPTPDDLRRGVEELLRGMLGTP, via the coding sequence GTGAAGTCCCCACGTGCCGAAGTCGTCGCCGAGGCCGCCGTCACCCTGCTGGCCGAGCGGGGCATGCGCGGCCTGACCCACCGGGCGGTGGACGAGGCGGCCGGGCTGCCACCGGGTTCCGCGTCCAACCTGGCCCGCACTCGTCTGGCGCTGCTGAAGCTGGCCCTCGAACGGCTCACCGAGCTGGAGATCGCCGTCTTCGAACCGCTCACCGGGGCCGGCGGACGGGTCGCGACCGGAGCAGGACTCGAGGAGCAGGTCGCGACCGGAGCAGGGCTCGGGGAGCAGGTCGTGCCTGGAGCGGGGTTCACGGAGCAGGTCGCGCTCGGGACTCTCGCCGAGATGACCGCCCGGATGCTGTGGGTGCAGCTCACCGTCGACCGCCGCCGGACGGTCGCCCGCTACGAGCTGGCCCTGGAGGCCACCCGCCGTCCCGAGCTGCGCAAGATCTACGACGAGGCGGGAGAACGTTTCCGCACGCTCGCGGTCGAGCTCCTCGCCGCGGCCGGGTCCGCCGACCCGGTACGGCACGGCCGCCAGCTGGTCGCCTTCGGCGAGGGCGTGATGTTCGATGCCATCGCCGGGGCCGGCACGGAGCCGACCCCGGACGACCTGAGACGCGGGGTCGAGGAACTGCTGAGAGGCATGCTGGGCACGCCCTGA
- a CDS encoding GntR family transcriptional regulator — protein sequence MSSTPRYRAIADDLAHKIKSGRYRAGEALPAQRELSAFYGVTMMTLRQALQVLSGEGLIVQRAGRGTYVTPASAEYPLDTLRSLGDDLRRQGYPLRTEVLSAAIRQAPRSLTRLLGDAPAGRRALRLARVRHLLGRPAVHQISWIVEPYASAIKGIDFTETPLYTALTDVGARVHRATERVRPALLTTLVAARLQHPAGSPVFVSERATYDDQGALVVMDHATILGEWMEIRAERKATDLSLHWVSQR from the coding sequence ATGAGCAGTACGCCCCGCTACCGCGCCATCGCCGACGACCTGGCCCACAAGATCAAGTCGGGCCGCTACCGCGCGGGCGAGGCGCTGCCCGCGCAGCGTGAGCTCAGCGCCTTCTACGGCGTGACGATGATGACGCTGCGGCAGGCGTTGCAGGTCCTCAGCGGCGAGGGTCTGATCGTCCAGCGGGCCGGCCGCGGCACTTATGTGACGCCGGCCAGTGCGGAGTACCCCCTCGACACGCTGCGCAGTCTCGGCGACGACCTGCGCAGGCAGGGTTACCCCCTGCGGACCGAGGTGCTGTCGGCCGCGATCCGGCAGGCCCCGCGCTCGCTCACCCGGCTGCTGGGCGACGCGCCGGCCGGCCGCCGGGCCCTCCGGCTGGCACGCGTACGGCATCTGCTGGGCCGGCCCGCCGTCCACCAGATCTCCTGGATCGTCGAACCGTACGCGTCGGCGATCAAGGGGATCGATTTCACCGAGACCCCGCTGTACACCGCGCTCACCGACGTCGGCGCGCGAGTGCACCGGGCGACCGAACGGGTCAGGCCGGCCCTGCTCACCACCCTGGTCGCGGCGCGGCTGCAGCACCCGGCGGGCAGCCCGGTCTTCGTCAGCGAACGGGCGACCTATGACGACCAGGGCGCCCTGGTCGTCATGGACCACGCCACGATCCTCGGCGAGTGGATGGAGATCAGGGCCGAGCGCAAGGCCACGGACCTGTCGCTGCACTGGGTCTCCCAGCGCTGA
- a CDS encoding GNAT family N-acetyltransferase — protein MTANMPDPVTLEGDAVRLEPLTLAHIPDLFLAGGADEEVWRWLPTAAPRSEDELAATAERLIGDPEHVPFAVILRETGRAVGWTTYIATPGYADSIEIGWTWYGRAVWRSAVNTTCKILLIDHAFDKLGVNRVQLKTDNLNTRSQAAIRRIGGVPEGVLRRQRRRPDGTWRDTAYFSILDDEWPAHRARLTGSA, from the coding sequence ATGACCGCGAACATGCCCGATCCCGTCACCCTCGAAGGCGATGCCGTACGGCTTGAGCCGCTGACCCTCGCCCATATTCCCGACCTGTTCCTGGCCGGCGGTGCCGACGAGGAGGTGTGGCGCTGGCTGCCGACCGCCGCGCCGCGGAGCGAGGACGAGCTGGCGGCGACGGCGGAGCGGCTGATCGGCGACCCGGAGCATGTGCCGTTCGCGGTGATCCTCAGGGAGACCGGCCGCGCGGTCGGCTGGACCACCTACATCGCCACGCCGGGATACGCCGACAGCATCGAGATCGGCTGGACCTGGTACGGCAGGGCCGTGTGGCGCTCGGCCGTGAACACCACCTGCAAGATCCTGCTGATCGACCACGCCTTCGACAAGCTCGGCGTGAACCGGGTCCAGCTCAAGACCGACAACCTCAACACCCGCTCGCAGGCCGCGATCCGGCGCATCGGCGGCGTCCCCGAAGGCGTCCTGCGCCGCCAGCGCCGGCGCCCGGACGGCACCTGGCGCGACACCGCCTACTTCAGCATCCTCGACGACGAGTGGCCCGCCCACCGCGCCCGCCTCACCGGGTCCGCCTGA
- a CDS encoding acyl-CoA dehydrogenase family protein, translated as MDFAFDATTEKLRGQLLDFMEECVHPAEEAFEAQAAESGWASPPLLEDLKQEARKRGLWNLFLPGGHGAGLTNLQYAPLAEIMGRSPRIAPTATNCAAPDTGNMEVLSMFGNEWQREQWLEPLLRGEIRSAFAMTEPDSASSDATNIALSIVRDGSEYVINGRKWFASGAMNPNCRILIVMGKTDPEASSHRQQSMVLVPRDTPGLDIRRGMRVFGYSDADHGGHAEIAFDDVRVPVDNLIGEEGGGFAIAQARLGPGRIHHCMRLIGMAERAVELMCTRTLSRSTFGRPIAQQGVVQDWIAESRVKIEQLRLLVLKTAWLMDTVGNRGAHTEIQAIKIATPRDVEWILDKAIQAHGAGGVSQDFPLAGLWAGARSLRLADGPDEVHKRSLAYRELKKYMT; from the coding sequence ATGGATTTCGCGTTCGACGCCACGACCGAGAAGCTGCGCGGGCAACTGCTCGACTTCATGGAGGAGTGCGTCCACCCGGCGGAGGAGGCCTTCGAGGCCCAGGCGGCCGAGAGCGGATGGGCCAGCCCCCCGCTGCTGGAGGACCTCAAACAGGAGGCGCGCAAACGGGGGCTGTGGAACCTGTTCCTGCCCGGCGGGCACGGCGCGGGGCTGACCAACCTGCAGTACGCCCCGCTGGCCGAGATCATGGGCCGTTCCCCGAGGATCGCCCCCACCGCCACCAACTGCGCCGCTCCGGACACCGGCAACATGGAAGTGCTGTCCATGTTCGGCAACGAGTGGCAGCGCGAGCAGTGGCTGGAGCCGCTGCTGCGCGGGGAGATCCGGTCGGCGTTCGCGATGACCGAGCCGGACTCCGCGTCGTCGGACGCCACGAACATCGCGCTGTCGATCGTCCGGGACGGCTCCGAATACGTGATCAACGGCCGCAAGTGGTTCGCCTCCGGCGCGATGAACCCCAACTGCAGGATCCTCATCGTGATGGGCAAGACCGATCCGGAGGCGTCCTCGCACCGGCAGCAGTCCATGGTCCTGGTGCCGCGTGACACGCCCGGCCTGGACATCCGGCGGGGCATGCGCGTGTTCGGCTACTCCGACGCCGACCACGGCGGCCACGCCGAGATCGCGTTCGACGACGTCAGGGTGCCGGTGGACAACCTGATCGGCGAGGAGGGCGGCGGCTTCGCGATCGCCCAGGCACGCCTCGGCCCCGGCCGCATCCACCACTGCATGCGGCTGATCGGCATGGCCGAGCGGGCCGTCGAGCTGATGTGCACGCGCACCCTGTCGCGGAGCACGTTCGGCAGGCCGATCGCCCAGCAGGGGGTCGTCCAGGACTGGATCGCCGAGTCCAGGGTGAAGATCGAGCAGCTCCGCCTGCTGGTGCTGAAGACCGCCTGGCTGATGGACACCGTCGGCAACCGCGGCGCCCACACCGAGATCCAGGCCATCAAGATCGCCACTCCGCGCGACGTGGAGTGGATCCTGGACAAGGCCATCCAGGCCCACGGCGCCGGAGGCGTCAGCCAGGACTTCCCGCTGGCCGGCCTCTGGGCGGGCGCGCGGTCCCTGCGGCTCGCCGACGGGCCCGACGAGGTGCACAAGCGCTCGCTGGCCTACCGCGAGCTCAAGAAGTACATGACCTGA
- a CDS encoding VOC family protein, whose protein sequence is MTTTAKFLAINIDCAEPKKLAEFYAAVFGYEVQYAEDTYAGIGDGTMTIYFQQNLDRKPAAWPGAGKQFHLDTRVPDVEAAVQEYLKLGATKPDFQPGEGGWVVLADPEGHLFCVCPTRD, encoded by the coding sequence ATGACCACGACCGCGAAGTTTCTCGCCATCAACATCGACTGCGCCGAGCCGAAGAAGCTCGCGGAGTTCTACGCCGCCGTCTTCGGTTACGAGGTCCAGTACGCCGAGGACACCTACGCCGGCATCGGCGACGGCACCATGACCATCTACTTCCAGCAGAACCTCGACCGCAAGCCGGCCGCCTGGCCGGGGGCCGGCAAGCAGTTCCACCTGGACACCCGCGTCCCCGACGTGGAGGCCGCGGTCCAGGAGTACCTGAAGCTCGGAGCCACCAAGCCCGACTTCCAGCCCGGCGAGGGCGGCTGGGTGGTGCTCGCCGACCCCGAGGGTCACCTGTTCTGCGTCTGCCCGACCAGGGATTAG
- a CDS encoding FAD-dependent oxidoreductase, with protein sequence MARAVVIGAGIGGLTAAVALQRRGWEVTVFERAPSLEPVGSGLAVAANALRALDTIGAGDEIRRLSAVQGEAGVRRADGRWLMRTTEEATSAEYGDSVVLLRRTELVDALCARLAPGTVRLNTTVAKVDPDSGRVTVRTASPWPDPADGPGTGLEPDAGAAPAGDRGTGSGAAPMAGRETGSETVPTADRETGSGAAPADGPKAVGVSEVTADLVVAADGIHSPTRSALFPGHPGPRYSGVTSWRLLIPGGGRPGQTFESWGDGKVFGVMPLAGGMAYCYATDTVPAGGGGGGDQRAELLRLFGKWHDPIPALLAEVTPENVLRNDVHYLATPPPAMHRGRVALLGDAAHAMTPNLGQGACQAIEDAVVLAHIVGDGEAAGTVDGLNLDSYTAARLERTAKIVARSAGICRATRIRNPLAVRLRDAMMALTWRLAPARLNGAMDEVLGWAPPTPTATTATPE encoded by the coding sequence ATGGCGCGCGCAGTGGTCATCGGGGCGGGGATCGGCGGGCTGACGGCGGCGGTGGCGCTGCAGCGGCGCGGCTGGGAGGTGACGGTGTTCGAGCGGGCGCCGTCCCTGGAGCCGGTCGGGTCCGGACTGGCCGTCGCCGCCAACGCGCTCAGAGCCCTGGACACGATCGGCGCAGGCGACGAAATCCGCAGGCTGTCGGCGGTCCAGGGTGAGGCCGGCGTGCGGCGCGCGGACGGCAGATGGCTGATGAGGACCACCGAGGAGGCCACCTCCGCCGAGTACGGCGACTCCGTGGTACTGCTGCGTCGCACGGAGCTGGTCGACGCGCTGTGCGCGCGGCTCGCCCCCGGAACGGTCCGGCTGAACACCACCGTGGCGAAGGTGGACCCGGACAGTGGCCGGGTGACCGTCCGGACCGCGAGCCCGTGGCCCGATCCGGCGGACGGCCCGGGAACGGGGTTGGAGCCGGACGCCGGGGCGGCCCCGGCAGGCGACCGGGGAACCGGCTCCGGAGCGGCCCCGATGGCCGGCCGAGAAACAGGCTCCGAGACGGTTCCGACGGCCGACCGGGAAACAGGCTCCGGGGCGGCCCCGGCAGACGGCCCGAAGGCCGTGGGAGTGAGTGAGGTGACGGCCGACCTGGTGGTGGCCGCCGACGGCATCCACTCCCCCACCAGGTCCGCGCTGTTCCCCGGACACCCCGGGCCGCGCTATTCCGGGGTGACGAGCTGGCGGCTGCTCATCCCCGGCGGTGGCCGTCCCGGCCAGACCTTCGAGAGCTGGGGCGACGGCAAGGTCTTCGGAGTCATGCCGCTGGCGGGCGGCATGGCCTACTGCTACGCCACCGACACCGTCCCGGCGGGCGGGGGCGGCGGCGGGGACCAGCGGGCCGAGCTGCTCCGCCTGTTCGGAAAGTGGCACGACCCGATCCCGGCGCTGCTCGCCGAGGTCACGCCGGAGAACGTGCTCAGAAACGACGTCCACTACCTCGCGACCCCGCCGCCCGCCATGCACCGGGGCAGAGTCGCGCTACTGGGCGACGCGGCCCACGCCATGACGCCCAACCTGGGGCAGGGCGCCTGCCAGGCGATCGAGGACGCGGTGGTGCTGGCCCACATCGTGGGAGACGGTGAGGCGGCGGGCACCGTGGACGGCCTGAACCTGGATAGCTACACCGCCGCCCGGCTGGAGCGGACCGCGAAGATCGTGGCCCGGTCCGCGGGGATCTGCCGGGCCACCCGGATCCGCAACCCGCTGGCCGTACGGCTGCGCGACGCGATGATGGCGCTCACCTGGCGGCTGGCGCCGGCACGGCTGAACGGCGCGATGGACGAGGTGCTCGGCTGGGCGCCGCCTACACCGACCGCGACGACTGCGACGCCGGAGTGA
- a CDS encoding DMT family transporter yields the protein MTHVSVRRGLLYVSIAATAWGTGGAAGALLHRAGALGPVPVSFWRFAAGAVLLLLASRLLGLGRATDRGRTGPGRSAGLGRISLKRPAGLWRIVVTGVAMAVYQTAYFSSIAESGLAVATVITIGATPVFVAAGARLLLGERPGATGLGAVALALTGLAMLTLDGGSATFSVAGIGWALLSAAGYAGVTLLNRARPGEPYATAMGGFVVGGLCLLPVALAQGLLPQGDPLASWSAILYLGAVPTALAYGLFFTGLAAVRATTASVISLVEPVGAAAIGVLLLGERLTPQAVAGAVLLLAAVGLLALGERRGTVEPVASASGRAVVAEIPYGGAAGSETVTVGALTPISDEKPEAYRKAYQKGYDEAGRDCGKGEGFSYGQSADWDRKGWVDGYNAGHARFCEQDR from the coding sequence ATGACGCACGTCTCCGTACGGCGGGGCCTGCTGTACGTGTCGATCGCGGCGACCGCCTGGGGCACCGGGGGCGCCGCCGGGGCACTGCTCCACCGGGCGGGCGCCCTCGGCCCCGTCCCGGTCTCGTTCTGGCGGTTCGCCGCCGGCGCGGTGCTGCTCCTGCTGGCGTCCCGCCTCCTCGGCCTCGGCCGCGCCACCGATCGCGGACGCACCGGCCCCGGACGCTCCGCCGGCCTCGGACGGATCAGTCTCAAACGGCCCGCCGGCCTCTGGCGGATCGTGGTCACTGGTGTGGCGATGGCCGTCTACCAGACGGCCTACTTCTCGTCGATCGCCGAATCCGGCCTGGCCGTGGCGACCGTGATCACGATAGGCGCGACCCCGGTCTTCGTGGCCGCCGGTGCGCGTCTGCTGCTGGGTGAACGGCCCGGCGCGACCGGACTGGGCGCGGTGGCGCTCGCCCTGACCGGTCTGGCCATGCTGACCCTCGACGGCGGATCGGCCACCTTCTCGGTGGCCGGCATCGGCTGGGCGCTGCTCTCGGCGGCCGGCTACGCGGGGGTGACCCTGCTCAACCGGGCCCGTCCCGGCGAGCCGTACGCCACGGCCATGGGCGGATTCGTCGTCGGCGGGCTCTGCCTGCTGCCCGTCGCGCTGGCCCAGGGCCTGTTGCCGCAGGGCGACCCGCTCGCGTCCTGGTCGGCCATCCTCTATCTCGGCGCGGTCCCGACGGCTCTGGCCTACGGCCTCTTCTTCACCGGCCTGGCCGCGGTACGGGCCACCACGGCGTCGGTGATCTCCCTGGTCGAACCGGTCGGCGCGGCGGCCATCGGGGTGCTCCTCCTCGGTGAGCGGCTCACCCCGCAGGCCGTCGCGGGCGCGGTCCTGCTGCTTGCCGCCGTGGGCCTGCTGGCCCTCGGCGAGAGACGCGGAACCGTGGAACCGGTCGCATCGGCCTCCGGCCGGGCGGTCGTGGCAGAGATTCCGTACGGCGGGGCGGCGGGGAGCGAGACGGTCACGGTCGGGGCCCTGACTCCGATCTCCGACGAGAAACCGGAGGCGTACCGGAAGGCATACCAGAAGGGTTACGACGAGGCCGGTCGGGACTGCGGCAAGGGAGAGGGTTTCTCCTACGGTCAGTCGGCGGACTGGGACAGAAAGGGCTGGGTGGACGGATACAACGCCGGTCACGCCCGGTTCTGCGAGCAGGACCGCTGA
- the trpB gene encoding tryptophan synthase subunit beta, translating to MSWSGRQGVMVPAARAMSDPGATGRFGTYGGRYVPESLIPACHEIETAFREAWSDPEFHGRLDTLLTVYAGRPTPLTPAWRLSRELGITLFLKREDLAHTGSHKINNVIGQALLAHRMGKERLLAETGAGQHGVATATAAALLGLKATVFMGERDIERQELNVLRMNVLGAEVVPVTTGSRTLKDACNEAMRHWVSSVDDSYYCIGSVMGPHPYPWMVREFQRVIGEEARAQCAAELPVGVPDYVVACVGGGSNAAGTFAGFVDTTARLVGVEAEGGAAATFGRAGVLHGFRSLVLQDEDGQVTEAHSVAAGLDYPGIGPEHAQLRDGGRARYETVNDEEVVQALLRLARTEGILAALESSHAVAWVIRAAESGEIAPGSTVMLTLSGRGDKDIASIKELL from the coding sequence ATGTCCTGGTCCGGCCGGCAGGGCGTCATGGTGCCCGCCGCCCGCGCGATGAGCGACCCCGGCGCCACCGGCCGGTTCGGCACCTATGGCGGGCGGTACGTGCCGGAGTCGCTGATCCCGGCCTGCCACGAGATCGAGACGGCGTTCCGTGAGGCCTGGAGCGACCCCGAGTTCCACGGCAGGCTCGACACCCTGCTCACGGTCTACGCCGGCCGCCCCACTCCGTTGACCCCCGCCTGGCGGCTCTCCCGTGAGCTCGGCATCACCCTGTTCCTCAAACGCGAGGATCTCGCGCACACCGGCTCACACAAGATCAACAATGTGATCGGCCAGGCGCTGCTCGCTCACCGGATGGGCAAGGAACGGCTGCTGGCCGAGACCGGCGCGGGCCAGCACGGCGTCGCCACGGCCACCGCCGCGGCGCTCCTGGGCCTCAAGGCGACCGTGTTCATGGGCGAGCGCGACATCGAACGGCAGGAGCTCAACGTCCTGCGGATGAACGTGCTGGGCGCGGAGGTCGTACCGGTCACGACCGGGAGCCGCACCCTCAAGGACGCCTGCAACGAGGCGATGCGGCACTGGGTGTCGTCGGTGGACGACTCCTACTACTGCATCGGGTCGGTGATGGGCCCGCATCCCTATCCGTGGATGGTGCGCGAGTTCCAGCGGGTGATCGGTGAGGAGGCCCGCGCCCAGTGCGCCGCCGAACTCCCCGTCGGTGTGCCCGACTACGTGGTCGCCTGCGTCGGCGGCGGCTCCAACGCCGCGGGCACGTTCGCCGGCTTCGTCGACACCACTGCCCGGCTCGTCGGAGTCGAGGCCGAGGGCGGCGCGGCGGCGACCTTCGGCAGGGCCGGGGTGCTGCACGGCTTCCGCTCGCTGGTCCTCCAGGACGAGGACGGCCAGGTGACGGAGGCCCATTCGGTCGCGGCCGGCCTCGACTATCCGGGGATCGGCCCCGAGCACGCCCAGCTGCGTGACGGGGGGCGCGCCCGCTACGAGACCGTGAACGACGAAGAGGTCGTCCAGGCGCTGCTGCGCCTGGCCCGCACCGAGGGAATCCTGGCCGCGCTGGAGTCCTCGCACGCCGTGGCCTGGGTGATCCGGGCCGCCGAGTCCGGCGAGATCGCGCCGGGGTCGACCGTGATGCTGACTCTCTCCGGCAGGGGAGACAAAGACATCGCCTCCATCAAGGAGCTGCTGTGA
- a CDS encoding DMT family transporter, producing the protein MPARPPWAAMMWVGMSIALVGALGYALGAALQQFEAVSAGASLKLMKRPRWWLGGVIGFAGASMHAVALSFAPLVAIQPISVATLVFAVPLAAMLHGRRPHRAEILGSIAVAIGLLGLMLLVPTHNVTPHMTGQEAFGFLGCVGLVVLVAHLAARKVGGPAKALLLSVGAGAVTASVSTFVRVVGGGLQGDLSRLLSWFTLAIPVLLICAVVLLQKSYEVGYFGIAYAAVQVVDPATSILAGVLLLDEAMPTRLADVIPAIFAAALLIWGTVTLGRLSPDHGRTPVPEIPPVTPASQSSRSV; encoded by the coding sequence ATGCCTGCGCGCCCCCCATGGGCGGCGATGATGTGGGTCGGGATGTCCATCGCCCTGGTCGGCGCGCTGGGCTACGCGCTGGGCGCCGCGCTCCAGCAGTTCGAGGCGGTGTCCGCGGGTGCCTCGCTCAAGTTGATGAAGCGACCCCGCTGGTGGCTGGGCGGCGTGATCGGATTCGCCGGGGCGTCCATGCACGCCGTGGCGCTGAGCTTCGCGCCGCTGGTGGCGATACAACCGATCAGCGTGGCGACGCTGGTGTTCGCCGTGCCGCTCGCCGCGATGCTGCACGGCAGGCGGCCGCACCGGGCGGAGATCCTCGGGTCGATCGCGGTGGCCATCGGACTGCTCGGCCTGATGCTGCTCGTCCCCACGCACAACGTGACACCGCACATGACCGGCCAGGAGGCGTTCGGCTTCCTCGGCTGCGTCGGACTGGTCGTGCTGGTGGCCCATCTGGCCGCGCGGAAGGTGGGGGGACCGGCCAAGGCGCTGCTGCTGTCGGTCGGCGCGGGCGCGGTGACGGCCAGCGTGTCCACCTTCGTCCGCGTGGTGGGCGGCGGACTTCAGGGTGATTTAAGCAGGCTGCTGAGCTGGTTCACGCTGGCCATCCCGGTGCTGCTGATCTGCGCGGTGGTGCTGCTGCAGAAATCCTACGAGGTCGGCTACTTCGGCATCGCCTACGCGGCGGTGCAGGTGGTGGACCCGGCCACCTCGATCCTCGCCGGAGTGCTGCTGCTCGACGAGGCGATGCCCACCAGGTTGGCAGACGTGATCCCGGCGATCTTCGCAGCCGCCCTGCTCATCTGGGGGACCGTCACCCTGGGCCGGCTCTCCCCGGACCACGGCCGCACCCCCGTCCCCGAGATCCCGCCGGTCACTCCGGCGTCGCAGTCGTCGCGGTCGGTGTAG
- the trpA gene encoding tryptophan synthase subunit alpha: MTESLEEFLIARRGMGRPLLVPYVTAGVTPGWTDVVRAYADAGADAVELGFPFSDPMLDGVTIQEAAGRAIAAGTTVKGILQEVATLDVDVPLIAMTYSNLVVQQSTAQFCAALTASGLRGLIVPDSPLEEVGELADAAAAEGLDLVLLAAPSSSRARLREITERSRGFVYALTRMGTTGERGEIPEQAARLGRELKGLTDRPVLFGFGVSNPAQAADLAGHADGVVVASALMRKLLDGARPRELGEYVASMRRALD; the protein is encoded by the coding sequence GTGACCGAGTCCCTGGAAGAATTCCTGATCGCACGCCGTGGCATGGGGCGTCCCCTGCTGGTGCCCTATGTCACCGCCGGGGTCACCCCCGGGTGGACGGACGTCGTCCGTGCCTACGCCGACGCCGGAGCCGACGCCGTCGAGCTGGGCTTCCCCTTCTCCGATCCCATGCTGGACGGCGTCACGATCCAGGAGGCCGCAGGCCGGGCGATCGCGGCCGGGACCACGGTCAAGGGGATCCTCCAGGAGGTCGCGACGCTCGACGTCGACGTGCCGCTCATCGCGATGACCTACAGCAATCTGGTGGTGCAGCAGAGCACCGCGCAGTTCTGTGCAGCGCTCACCGCGAGCGGGCTGCGCGGGCTGATCGTGCCCGACTCGCCCCTGGAGGAGGTCGGGGAGCTGGCGGACGCCGCGGCGGCCGAGGGCCTGGATCTCGTACTGCTCGCCGCTCCGTCCTCCTCCCGGGCCAGACTGCGCGAGATCACCGAGCGCAGCCGGGGCTTCGTCTACGCCCTGACCCGCATGGGCACCACCGGCGAGCGCGGCGAGATTCCCGAGCAGGCCGCCCGGCTCGGCCGCGAGCTCAAGGGACTCACCGACCGGCCGGTCCTGTTCGGTTTCGGGGTCTCCAACCCGGCTCAGGCCGCCGATCTGGCGGGTCACGCCGACGGCGTCGTGGTGGCTTCGGCGCTGATGCGCAAGCTCCTCGACGGCGCCCGGCCACGCGAGTTGGGAGAATATGTGGCGAGCATGCGACGCGCACTCGATTAG
- a CDS encoding class II aldolase/adducin family protein, with translation MSLSDLQPIPTDQLVFRLPQKFDDVADERRHRQERLVAALRLFGRFGFEEGVAGHITARDPEHTDHFWVNPFGMSFKQIRVSDLILVNHQGQVVEGRHHVNQAAFAIHAMVHQARPDAVAAAHSHSVHGKALSSLGTLLEPLTQDACAFYEDHGLFDDYTGVVVETEEGRRIATALGSHKAVILRNHGLLTVGDSVDAAAWWFITMERSCQAQLLAKAAGPTVPIEHENAKLTHGQIGNDLVGWINFQPLYDQITAVEPDMFG, from the coding sequence ATGAGCCTGTCCGACCTGCAGCCGATCCCCACCGACCAGCTCGTCTTCCGGCTGCCGCAGAAGTTCGACGACGTGGCCGACGAACGCCGCCACCGCCAGGAACGGCTGGTGGCCGCGCTGCGGCTGTTCGGCCGGTTCGGCTTCGAGGAGGGCGTGGCCGGGCACATCACCGCCCGCGACCCCGAGCACACCGACCACTTCTGGGTGAACCCGTTCGGCATGTCGTTCAAGCAGATCCGGGTCAGCGACCTCATCCTCGTCAACCACCAGGGGCAGGTCGTCGAGGGGCGCCACCACGTCAACCAGGCCGCGTTCGCGATCCACGCGATGGTCCACCAGGCCAGGCCGGACGCGGTCGCCGCCGCGCACAGCCACTCGGTACACGGCAAGGCCCTGTCGTCGCTGGGTACGCTCCTGGAGCCGCTGACCCAGGACGCCTGCGCCTTCTACGAGGACCACGGCCTGTTCGACGACTACACCGGTGTGGTCGTGGAGACCGAGGAGGGCCGTCGCATCGCCACGGCCCTCGGCTCACACAAGGCGGTCATCCTGCGCAATCACGGCCTGCTGACGGTGGGCGACAGCGTGGACGCCGCCGCCTGGTGGTTCATCACGATGGAGCGTTCGTGCCAGGCCCAGCTCCTGGCCAAGGCCGCCGGGCCGACGGTGCCGATCGAGCACGAGAACGCCAAGCTCACCCACGGCCAGATCGGCAACGACCTGGTCGGCTGGATCAACTTCCAGCCCCTCTACGACCAGATCACCGCCGTCGAGCCCGACATGTTCGGCTGA